CTGGCGTCTGGGCGGCCTGGCCGTTCATACACCAGTTTCGAGTTAGGCGGTATAACTTTCTCCATCCTGTGCCAAAGGAGTACAAGCTAGCTGTGCCGCAGGCTTTTGCTAAGGTTAGAGACTTGCTAGCTGAGTCGATTTATAACTATGGTGATAAATGGAACATAGTCACGGCCGACCCTCAAAGCAAGAAAATTGTTGCCAATTTGCGCTTCACTGATGAAGAAACGAAGATGGAAGGTGACGCACGAGGGCAGTTGCACACCAGGACAGAGCGTGTGCAGCGGCTATTAGAGCTAGATGTTCAAATGAAAGAAACTGGTGATGGAACAATCGTGCAGGTAGATTTCAGCCCCAAGATTGAAGGTGCCAATATTTCTGCTTGCGACTCTATTATCACTGGTTTTTGTAGGAATATTGAGGCATCGATGGGGCCGGGAGTTGAGCGGGGCTCAGCCATTGACACTAGGCTACCGGCGCCGCCTTGGTGGTTGGTCGGGCTCACCCTTTGTGCTCTGTTGAGCTTTTTCACCACTGTTTCTGTGCATGTCTCTGATGTTAGGAAGAAAATAGCCAATCACCCGCAAGAGATTGAACAAGAGAAGGTTAACCAAGAGCAGCGTGAGCAGGGCATGAGGGAGGAAATATGGGCGTGGCAGAGGTTCAAGGAGGGTCATAGCCTGAAATGAACGACTTACACGCCGCTTATTCTATACTTGGCCTTGAGCCAGGCTCTTCGATGGAGGTCATTCAAAGGCGCTACAAGCGCTTGATTATGGTATGGCATCCAGACAGGTTCCAGAATGCAGAGGGCAAGAGCGACGCGGAAGAAGAGCTGAAGAAAATAAACAACGCAAAAGATCTGCTCACGAAGCATTTTAACTGTGGGCACAAAGACATAGGTGTTTGTGAGTGTAGGTCTAGTAGTGACGAGGGACAGTATCAGCGCGCGCCGGGCTCTACTGGGCCCGGGCGCAAAGCGAAAAGTACTGACGATATCTTCAGAGAAGAGCAGGCCGCAAAACAACGCGACAGTGAACGCAGTGAAGAAGCCAGACAAAAAGCTGAAAAGACGGCCCAGGAAGATCATGAGCAGGCAGTAAAAACAGCATTCACGCAGGAGAACGAGCGCAATACTGAGTCACTGAGATGGAAGATATCTATTGGCAGTGCCACCGCTTTTGTCTTATTGATGTTCCTCCCAGGAACTGCTGATCTTGTGGCGCCGCCAATCTTGGCTGGTCAGAATGTTGTCTATGGTCATAGAGAAAGCGAGAAAAGCAGGCAAGTGTCTGCTGAGTGGCAGAACTATCAAAGTGATAAGGAGCGGGTGGCATCTACATTGGTGCCTTCGGGCGCAAGAATAGACACGTCTAGTTGGCGGCCGCCGTTTATTTCTCGTAGTCCAGATGCAGATTCTCTTTCGCGGGCAGCTTACCAGAAGCTTGTTGTGAAAGTTGAGGAAGAAAAGAAACATCATGCGATGGATGTTTACCAGGCGAGGAGTGACGTTGATCGATATGAGAAGGCTATAGCCAGGAGCCAGAGTGTTCTAGCTGAAGCCGAAGCTAAATTGGCCGCGCCCAATATTAGTATCAACGAGCAAAGGTTTACCCTTGCTGATCAAGATAGCCACCGTAAGTATTTGCAAGAGAATCAAGAGAGTCTGAAATTAGCCCAGCAGAGGTTGGCAGAACTCGAAGGAGTGAGCCCCGGAGCCATTCCAGCTGAACCGAGATTCGGGCCAGCTCCGGTGCCTCTGTATCAGCAACAAACGACAGTTCCTGTTGAGCCAAGATTGGGACAGGCTCCTGTTTCGCCTCTCTATCAGCCGCCCATACAAAGTTCTGAGGATGCAATTAGAGCCAGATTTAGACAAGGTATCAACAGGATAAAGGACTAACTCAGAGGTAGTGAACGTTTGGAGTGCGGCACGAAGAGATTATTGACACTATTTGCCGGTTTGATTTTATCTAGTCAAACGGCCCAAGCCAAAGAGCCAAGTATCTACAGCATCTTCAGTGGGGAGATTGGAAAGCAGGGTGTGCTGAAGCAGCTAGCTGTAGCGACCTGCAATATCAAAAGCGGCTGATTCTTCAATTTCAGTAAAGCCAGGGCCGTTGACTGAGCAGGAATTGTTTTAAGCTCTAACACCAATTTGCATCAGAACACGTCGAATCAAATCTGTACTGGGACCCGTTACTTGACCAGGCGTGATTGGCGATATTTTTGCCACCAGGCCAACGAGTTGGCCGCGATTGTCAAAGATGGGAGAGCCGGAAGCGCCAGGCATAACACTATCTATGGTGTATCGATTTTTGCCCCAGGTACTAGCGCAATTAAATTGACCGGGCGACGCGATTAACCCCTTCAAACCGCCGTGATGGCCAATAGCCGCCACCCGAGAGCCTTGCATAAACGTCTCCCTATCGGCAAATGTGGGCACAGAAAATTTGGTACCGTTCGGGAAATCGGATAATTGCAGAATGGCAAGGTCATTGCTGGTGTCGAGACTGACGACACGTGCAGCGTATATTTTGCCATCGAGGGTTTCAACAGACAGCTTG
The genomic region above belongs to Vicinamibacterales bacterium and contains:
- a CDS encoding DnaJ domain-containing protein produces the protein MNDLHAAYSILGLEPGSSMEVIQRRYKRLIMVWHPDRFQNAEGKSDAEEELKKINNAKDLLTKHFNCGHKDIGVCECRSSSDEGQYQRAPGSTGPGRKAKSTDDIFREEQAAKQRDSERSEEARQKAEKTAQEDHEQAVKTAFTQENERNTESLRWKISIGSATAFVLLMFLPGTADLVAPPILAGQNVVYGHRESEKSRQVSAEWQNYQSDKERVASTLVPSGARIDTSSWRPPFISRSPDADSLSRAAYQKLVVKVEEEKKHHAMDVYQARSDVDRYEKAIARSQSVLAEAEAKLAAPNISINEQRFTLADQDSHRKYLQENQESLKLAQQRLAELEGVSPGAIPAEPRFGPAPVPLYQQQTTVPVEPRLGQAPVSPLYQPPIQSSEDAIRARFRQGINRIKD